A region of Zeugodacus cucurbitae isolate PBARC_wt_2022May chromosome 5, idZeuCucr1.2, whole genome shotgun sequence DNA encodes the following proteins:
- the LOC105213852 gene encoding vitellogenin-2-like, producing MELGVRLQNKMKFFRLLFVVVVIEKSCFADVIPLDDTHALDISLLDIYRSARDIAAGLAQAYGNQLTADYYFRYITNMVLGFPSQISSAATNVICSALLQEDAIRPRPKDIPDVEDISIQVRTACDVRQYPIKELRRVLDDPDFDINKKVVIASSGWLTNANTSNDVLEGVGKAYHCRGDTNFLSIDVGRYIQTLYSWSALNTNRIGQLLAIALVNFTEVVPLENIHLMGHSLGAQIVGATARHYTRLTGRRLPRVTGFDPAGACFDYGQRLSTLSASDAAFVDIIYTNAGIAGQASPTAHANFFVDGRFPIQNGCYDAVCSHQRSWQYYLESVYPGNEYNFLARPCTSLLRLEQGRCQGAEYPMGFATPTNIQGLYVLKVNAEEPYGMNATSTHTSPQKSCGACESSKA from the exons ATGGAACTTGGTGTTCGTctacaaaacaaaatgaaattcttTCGATTgttgttcgttgttgttgtaatagagAAGTCGTGCTTCGCAGATGTGATACCGTTAGATGACACACATGCTTTGGATATATCTTTGTTGGATATTTATAGATCGGCACGCGATATCGCAGCTGGACTCGCGCAAGCTTATGGGAATCAATTGACGGCGGACTATTATTTCAGATATATTACGAATATGGTGCTGGGATTTCCATCGCAAATTAGCTCGGCCGCAACGAACGTAATAT GCTCAGCACTGTTGCAAGAGGATGCCATCAGACCGAGACCGAAGGATATACCGGACGTTGAAGACATATCAATACAGGTGCGCACAGCTTGTGATGTAAGACAGTATCCGATAAAAGAACTGCGAAGAGTACTGGACGATCCCGATTTCGACATTAACAAAAAGGTAGTTATCGCGTCATCGGGTTGGCTCACCAATGCCAACACTTCGAATGATGTGCTTGAGGGCGTCGGCAAAGCCTACCATTGTCGTGGCGATACAAATTTCTTG AGCATCGATGTGGGTCGCTACATACAAACGCTCTACTCGTGGTCTGCGCTTAACACGAACCGCATCGGGCAACTACTTGCAATCGCACTGGTGAATTTTACAGAAGTAGTGCCGTTGGAAAATATACATTTGATGGGTCACAGTTTGGGTGCACAAATCGTTGGCGCCACAGCGAGACATTATACACGCCTAACGGGTAGGCGATTACCGCGTGTCACGGGCTTCGATCCGGCTGGAGCGTGCTTTGATTATGGCCAAAGGCTGTCGACGCTTTCGGCCAGTGATGCTGCGTTCGTTGACATCATATACACTAATGCCGGCATTGCCGGTCAGGCCTCGCCGACGGCGCATGCGAATTTCTTCGTTGATGGCCGTTTTCCCATACAGAATGGTTGCTACGATGCCGTTTGCTCGCATCAACGCTCTTGGCAGTATTACTTGGAGTCCGTGTATCCGGGTAATGAGTACAATTTTCTGGCTAGACCTTGCACCTCGCTTTTACGGCTGGAGCAGGGACGTTGTCAGGGTGCGGAATATCCGATGGGCTTTGCGACACCGACAAATATACAGGGCTTATACGTACTGAAGGTAAATGCGGAGGAGCCGTACGGAATGAATGCTACTTCGACTCATACAAGTCCGCAAAAGTCGTGTGGTGCTTGTGAGTCTTCTAAGgcataa
- the LOC105213782 gene encoding uncharacterized protein LOC105213782 — MSLLLAKMFGCAILLTISCATSAASALHVPYSNDLEVQGIQSAIYNAGPLGNHAGLLSAAKAVSQLQLPKLSETVEQHDFSSADGHLESLGAAGDHLDPKNFPADYAEDHGATAEEYEEAEGAASEHHEEVAHVADFGGHEYLDKLDFHGDYHDDYHHQPVVGIDHGKGAFSYSTLYEHKHDEQKGLY, encoded by the coding sequence ATGTCTTTGCTGCTCgccaaaatgttcggttgcgcaATTTTGCTGACCATCAGCTGTGCGACCTCTGCCGCCTCTGCCTTACATGTGCCCTACAGCAACGACTTGGAAGTTCAAGGTATCCAATCGGCGATCTACAATGCTGGACCACTGGGCAATCATGCTGGCCTCTTAAGTGCCGCCAAGGCCGTCAGCCAATTGCAGCTGCCCAAATTGAGTGAAACGGTGGAGCAGCATGACTTCAGCAGCGCTGACGGCCACTTGGAGTCGCTGGGCGCGGCTGGCGATCACCTGGACCCGAAAAATTTCCCTGCTGACTATGCGGAGGATCATGGCGCCACCGCTGAGGAGTACGAGGAGGCTGAGGGTGCTGCTTCAGAGCATCACGAAGAGGTCGCACATGTGGCCGACTTTGGTGGTCATGAGTATTTGGATAAGCTGGACTTCCATGGCGATTATCACGATGACTATCATCACCAGCCCGTCGTGGGTATTGATCATGGCAAAGGCGCGTTCAGTTACAGCACTTTGTATGAACACAAGCACGATGAGCAGAAAGGCTTGTATTGA
- the LOC105213851 gene encoding uncharacterized protein LOC105213851 encodes MMTQQQNKFEVLRFLVLLILLVTELQAGTVRENGAQPGDQRAHGSGGGAPNDYGPAIKITSSVLQLSKSMEGSTALGNLGLEHHETTLEHPWPITGSYQLPAAQTVWLEFPANHQPDFHLIAVPDVSNHQDHFPQPHAGGTGVSGVSDESSSTLSTGLHTQIISSGKGVTHISDNLDFGDVGVEKAKATRRTSYGR; translated from the exons ATGATGACACAACAGCAGAATAAATTTGAAGTATTGCGGTTTTTGGTGCTGCTAATTTTGTTAGTCACTGAGCTACAAGCTGGCACGGTACGCGAGAATGGCGCGCAACCAGGCGACCAACGAGCTCACGGATCAGGTGGTGGCGCACCAAATG actACGGTCCAGCTATAAAAATCACTTCGAGCGTCTTACAGCTGTCGAAGTCAATGGAGGGCAGCACCGCTTTAGGTAATCTGGGTTTGGAGCACCATGAGACCACGCTTGAGCATCCTTGGCCGATCACAGGTAGTTATCAATTGCCTGCCGCGCAAACTGTTTGGCTGGAATTTCCCGCAAATCATCAACCGGACTTCCATTTGATTGCCGTACCAGATGTAAGCAATCATCAGGATCACTTTCCTCAACCGCATGCTGGCGGTACCGGTGTTAGTGGCGTCTCCGATGAGTCCAGCTCCACTTTATCGACTGGGTTACATACTCAAATCATAAGTAGCGGTAAAGGTGTGACTCATATTAGTGATAATCTTGATTTTGGTGATGTTGGCGTGGAGAAAGCCAAGGCTACTCGCCGTACATCTTATGGTAGATAA
- the LOC105213850 gene encoding skin secretory protein xP2, translating into MKLCLLLAVCVLATLAPPTHALLGAKLALLGLGRNLISGGGGNNGGGGGGGYGSGNYNGGYYGQQNRPVYNGGYGGGYGGGYGGSYGGGYGYGRQSYAGNYNYGGYSNGGGYSSGNSGEQVVRVIKVIVPNENVGSSSNYASGYTGGYSTGGWTPIPAPPRVVPVAPAPAPVQTTYYSAPAPQPVVQVAPAPAPAPAPQPIQYSTNVAQSYEYRQSAPQPVPIQVQAPPAPASVQTTYIPAPAPRPVVRVIPAPQPAQVYQPPSVVLQPPAPQPIAPPAQQQEVVKTIRIIVDEDANSQQADFNGVPAQTYGPPPPQPQPAPQPAPQLSWSSSSSSGGWNNGYKSGGIWEKLGC; encoded by the coding sequence ATGAAATTGTGCTTGTTACTTGCGGTCTGTGTCCTGGCCACACTGGCGCCACCCACACATGCACTCTTGGGCGCCAAGTTGGCACTTTTGGGTTTGGGTAGAAATTTAatcagtggtggtggtggcaacaatggcggtggcggtggtggtggttatGGCAGCGGCAACTACAATGGTGGCTACTACGGCCAGCAGAATCGTCCCGTCTACAATGGTGGTTACGGTGGAGGCTACGGTGGCGGTTACGGCGGTAGTTACGGCGGTGGTTATGGTTATGGACGTCAGTCTTACGCCGGCAACTATAATTATGGTGGTTATAGCAACGGCGGTGGTTACAGCAGCGGCAACAGTGGTGAACAAGTCGTGCGTGTCATCAAAGTCATTGTACCCAATGAGAATGTCGGCTCCTCATCGAATTATGCTAGTGGTTACACAGGTGGTTACTCCACTGGTGGTTGGACACCAATTCCAGCGCCGCCACGTGTAGTACCAGTTGCGCCAGCACCAGCGCCCGTACAAACCACTTATTACTCAGCGCCCGCACCACAACCTGTCGTACAAGTGGCACCAGCTCCAGCTCCTGCACCTGCACCTCAACCAATTCAGTATTCCACAAACGTTGCACAATCCTATGAGTACAGACAATCTGCGCCACAGCCCGTTCCAATTCAAGTGCAGGCACCACCAGCTCCTGCGTCAGTACAAACCACTTACATTCCAGCGCCTGCACCCCGTCCCGTCGTACGTGTAATCCCTGCGCCACAACCCGCCCAAGTCTATCAGCCACCCTCGGTTGTGCTGCAACCACCTGCACCACAGCCCATTGCTCCACCCGCTCAACAACAAGAAGTCGTGAAAACCATCCGCATCATTGTCGACGAGGATGCTAACAGCCAGCAAGCCGATTTCAATGGCGTACCAGCTCAAACCTATGGTCCACCACCACCACAGCCACAGCCTGCACCACAACCAGCTCCACAACTCAGCTGGAGCAGCAGCAGTTCATCGGGCGGTTGGAATAATGGTTACAAGAGCGGTGGCATCTGGGAGAAACTCGGCTGTTAG
- the LOC114804184 gene encoding shematrin-like protein 2, producing MLCLFWHGDNAAAAQSVWHMCINELGWSVDSNSRVLHIGCITRSARKDYIISKDKMKTFVVIFALIALIVPGQATFGKLALLSSLSGGVGGGSYGPGYGGGYGSGYGGSYGYGGGYNGGYGGYGITPYSRENVVKVIKVSVVPGGSYGSGYNAGGYSAGGYGGYGYGGGVYNGGYASGGVAYPTVATSAVVTPVVTAVATPVPAPISYGATYGNGYGYGGGVGLGYAGVVGGGAIGGGSIGGLGPLGPDGWC from the coding sequence ATGCTTTGTCTCTTCTGGCATGGAGACAACGCGGCCGCTGCGCAGAGCGTGTGGCATATGTGTATAAATGAGCTTGGATGGTCAGTGGACAGCAACAGTCGAGTTCTACACATCGGTTGCATAACTAGAAGCGCAAGAAAGGATTACATAATTAGTAAAGACAAGATGAAgacatttgttgttatatttgcaCTCATCGCACTTATCGTGCCTGGTCAGGCGACTTTCGGTAAATTGGCGCTGCTTTCGAGCTTAAGTGGTGGAGTTGGCGGCGGTAGCTACGGTCCTGGTTATGGTGGCGGTTACGGCAGTGGTTACGGTGGCAGCTATGGTTATGGCGGTGGCTATAATGGTGGTTATGGAGGTTACGGCATTACACCTTACAGTCGCGAAAATGTCGTCAAAGTGATAAAGGTGTCTGTGGTGCCCGGTGGCAGCTACGGTAGTGGGTACAATGCTGGTGGTTACAGCGCTGGTGGTTATGGTGGTTATGGTTATGGCGGTGGCGTTTACAACGGTGGTTATGCAAGTGGCGGTGTTGCCTATCCTACAGTGGCCACTTCGGCGGTGGTTACACCTGTTGTGACTGCTGTGGCAACGCCGGTTCCAGCTCCTATCTCATATGGTGCCACCTACGGCAACGGTTATGGCTATGGTGGCGGTGTTGGTCTAGGATACGCTGgagttgttggtggtggtgcaATTGGCGGTGGCAGTATTGGTGGTTTGGGGCCTCTAGGTCCAGATGGCTGGTGCTAA
- the LOC105213783 gene encoding E3 ubiquitin-protein ligase RNF185, whose amino-acid sequence MSTTHAPSAPELPTTSHGAATAPSDEPMGEWTYFDNTTSDGTEKTETSAKQTATAATTTTETVNSNAENVAPKPTTSTTYSFPGSALGSDSTANINSIKTESSTSGDAKNKNNEEEKVDDSMYECNICLDTAKDAVVSLCGHLFCWPCLHQWLETRPNCKLCPVCKAAIGKDKVIPLYGRNSTKQEDPRNKVPPRPAGQRTEPEPQQGFQGFGFGDGFHMSFGIGAFPFGYFASSFNFGEPRAAAANRGTVQYEDEQQLSKLFLYLAILCILWLLFA is encoded by the exons ATGTCAACAACGCACGCTCCGTCGGCGCCGGAATTGCCCACAACATCGCATGGTGCAGCGACAGCACCGTCTGATGAACCAATGGGCGAATGGACATATTTCGATAACACAACAAGCGATGGCACAGAGAAAACTGAGACATCGGCAAAGCAAACCgctacagcagcaacaacaacaaccgaaacTGTGAACTCCAACGCGGAAAATGTCGCACCGAAACCTACAACTTCCACAACGTATTCGTTTCCAGGCAGCGCACTGGGCAGCGATTCCACCGCGAATATAAACAGCATTAAAACAGAGAGCAGCACTAGTGGTGATgctaaaaacaagaacaacgaAGAGGAAAAAGTCGACGATTCCATGTACGAATGTAATATTTGTCTCGATACCGCTAAGGATGCCGTCGTCAGTCTGTGCGGTCATCTGTTTTGCTGGCCATGTTTGCATCAATGGTTGGAGACACGCCCCAATTGCAAATTATGCCCCGTTTGTAAAGCAGCAATTGGCAAGGATAAAGTAATACCGCTATACGGACGCAATAGCACCAAGCAGGAGGATCCCAG aaataaGGTGCCACCACGTCCCGCTGGTCAACGTACTGAACCCGAGCCACAACAAGGTTTCCAGGGTTTCGGTTTTGGTGATGGTTTCCACATGTCTTTCGGTATTGGCGCTTTTCCATTCGGCTATTTCGCTTCGTCCTTCAATTTTGGTGAACCTCGTGCAGCAG CCGCCAATCGTGGCACAGTCCAATATGAAGATGAACAGCAATTATCTAAATTATTCCTGTATTTGGCTATCTTGTGCATTCTTTGGTTATTGTTCGCATAG